Proteins found in one Phoenicibacter congonensis genomic segment:
- a CDS encoding bifunctional hydroxymethylpyrimidine kinase/phosphomethylpyrimidine kinase: MSDLVYVRDKDYIPRIAAVHDLCGYGKCSLGVAIPVLSAAGCDVCPVPTGLFSSHTAFPGWYMHDTTDILDDYLKAWEGIDVNIDAIYSGFLGDPKQVEIIESLYEKYPEAIKFVDPVMADHGKVYPTYTPELCDAMAKLSARADVLTPNLTEAAIILGLPIGDEWEGTDITNGRAHELVKALLDLGARNVVLKGIQRKNETVIRNFVGGEEVDGIVEVSNEFVNYMLHGTGDVYASCVLGGIMKGISLVRSVEFAGDFVHDAMIVSSKQPHFMERGVSFETLLHKVCDLK, translated from the coding sequence ATGTCAGACTTGGTTTATGTTAGAGATAAAGATTACATTCCACGCATAGCTGCCGTGCATGATCTTTGCGGCTATGGTAAATGCTCGCTTGGCGTTGCAATCCCTGTTCTTTCGGCTGCTGGATGTGACGTTTGTCCTGTGCCTACTGGCCTTTTTTCTTCTCACACTGCATTTCCTGGCTGGTATATGCATGACACGACTGACATTCTTGACGACTATCTGAAGGCTTGGGAAGGAATTGATGTCAACATCGACGCAATTTATTCTGGTTTTTTGGGGGACCCAAAGCAAGTTGAGATTATTGAGTCTCTTTATGAGAAATATCCAGAAGCAATCAAGTTTGTTGACCCCGTAATGGCAGACCATGGCAAGGTTTATCCAACATACACCCCAGAGCTTTGTGATGCTATGGCAAAACTTTCAGCTCGTGCTGACGTATTGACACCAAATCTAACGGAGGCAGCAATTATTCTAGGTCTTCCTATTGGAGATGAATGGGAAGGGACCGACATCACAAATGGACGCGCGCATGAACTTGTCAAGGCGCTTCTCGATCTTGGTGCAAGAAATGTTGTCTTGAAGGGCATACAGCGCAAAAACGAGACAGTTATTCGCAATTTTGTTGGCGGGGAAGAAGTCGACGGCATTGTTGAGGTTAGCAACGAGTTTGTGAACTATATGCTTCATGGAACAGGCGATGTTTATGCTTCATGCGTACTTGGTGGAATCATGAAAGGCATTTCGCTTGTTCGCAGTGTAGAATTTGCAGGAGATTTTGTGCATGATGCGATGATTGTTAGCTCTAAACAACCGCATTTTATGGAGCGCGGAGTGAGTTTTGAGACCCTTCTCCACAAGGTTTGTGATTTAAAATAG
- a CDS encoding DUF6724 family protein, whose translation METFDGLYHFLFETFGGIAILLGAALLVSILACAIMEKRAKKALKERQEALKAQREEDDDWDDDDDDDWDDDDE comes from the coding sequence TTGGAAACATTCGACGGACTTTATCACTTCCTTTTCGAAACCTTTGGTGGCATAGCAATTCTTCTCGGCGCTGCATTGCTCGTTAGCATCCTTGCTTGCGCGATTATGGAAAAGCGTGCAAAAAAGGCCTTGAAGGAGCGTCAGGAAGCGTTAAAAGCCCAGCGTGAAGAAGACGATGACTGGGATGATGACGATGATGACGATTGGGACGATGACGACGAATAA
- the serS gene encoding serine--tRNA ligase: MLDLKFVRDNLDAVSEAMKNRNAQFDAKRFSQLDKSRRELIGEEEALQAKRNADSKAIGGLMKDGKADEAAAMKESVREINDKLDKLTAEREKIDADLTDLLMHVPNFPAEGVPVGKDENDNVEVRRWGTPREFDFEDKPHWDLGTDLDIIDFDCGVKLTGSRFYVLGGAGARLERALINFMIDTHVSRGYKEWWVPALANKTTLTGTAQLPKFEDDLYKTTTEGLYLIPTAEVQLTNIHAQETLKAEELPKKYCAFTPCFREEAGSAGRDTRGIIRVHQFSKVEMVKVTTPETGFDELEKMTADAENILQLLGLPYRVITLCTGDIGFSAAKTYDVEVWMPSYKGYKEISSCSCCTDFQARRAGIRYKDPDKFKGSRLCYTLNGSGLAVGRTMAALLENYQNEDGTVTIPEVLVPYMGGLTKIEKN; this comes from the coding sequence ATGCTAGACCTTAAGTTCGTTCGCGACAATCTAGATGCCGTCTCAGAAGCAATGAAAAATAGAAATGCACAATTTGATGCTAAGCGTTTTTCCCAGCTTGACAAGTCTCGTCGCGAACTCATTGGCGAAGAGGAAGCTCTGCAGGCAAAGCGCAACGCTGATTCAAAAGCTATCGGTGGTCTCATGAAGGACGGCAAGGCTGACGAGGCCGCTGCAATGAAAGAAAGCGTTCGCGAGATTAATGACAAACTCGACAAGCTCACCGCTGAGCGCGAGAAAATAGATGCTGACCTCACCGATCTTCTCATGCATGTTCCAAACTTCCCTGCGGAAGGCGTTCCTGTTGGTAAAGATGAAAACGACAACGTTGAGGTTAGACGCTGGGGAACTCCTCGCGAATTTGATTTTGAAGACAAACCGCACTGGGATCTTGGCACCGACCTTGACATCATCGATTTCGATTGTGGCGTAAAACTAACGGGTTCTAGGTTCTATGTTTTAGGTGGCGCAGGTGCCAGACTTGAACGTGCGCTCATCAATTTCATGATTGACACACATGTTTCTCGTGGCTACAAAGAGTGGTGGGTTCCAGCTCTTGCAAATAAGACAACGCTAACTGGAACAGCTCAGCTTCCTAAATTCGAGGATGATCTTTACAAAACAACAACTGAAGGGCTTTACCTCATTCCAACTGCCGAAGTTCAATTGACAAACATTCACGCGCAGGAAACTTTGAAGGCAGAAGAGTTGCCAAAGAAATATTGCGCATTTACTCCATGCTTCCGCGAAGAAGCAGGAAGTGCTGGTCGTGACACTCGAGGCATCATTCGCGTTCATCAGTTCAGCAAAGTTGAGATGGTAAAAGTAACTACACCTGAAACTGGGTTTGATGAGTTAGAAAAAATGACTGCAGATGCAGAGAACATTTTGCAACTTCTTGGCCTGCCATATCGCGTGATTACACTTTGCACAGGCGACATTGGATTTTCTGCTGCTAAAACATATGATGTTGAGGTCTGGATGCCAAGCTACAAGGGCTACAAGGAAATTTCAAGTTGCAGTTGCTGCACCGACTTCCAGGCTCGCCGTGCTGGCATTCGTTATAAAGACCCAGACAAATTTAAAGGCAGCCGTCTTTGCTACACGCTCAACGGTTCTGGTCTTGCTGTTGGGCGCACAATGGCTGCTTTGCTAGAGAACTACCAAAATGAAGACGGCACAGTCACAATCCCTGAAGTGCTTGTTCCATACATGGGTGGTCTCACAAAGATTGAGAAAAACTAG
- a CDS encoding MetQ/NlpA family ABC transporter substrate-binding protein — translation MTLTKQRLTKVIAVAVAVFLSIFALAGCSSSSSSDSGSSSSDKTIKVGASPTPHAEILNHVKDTLKQEGWDLQVVEYNDYVQPNTALESGDLDANYFQHITYLNNFNKENGTHIESAADIHFEPMRIYAGKTKSLSDLKDGATVSVPNDTTNEARALLLLQQEGLIKLKDGAGTNATKLDIVENPKNLDIQEVEAAQVPRTVSDVDILVVNCNYALSAGLETSSALAVESDQGEAAKAYVNVIACKEGNKNSEKIQALVKAVQSDDVKQFIESKYSGAVVPLF, via the coding sequence ATGACTCTCACAAAACAAAGACTAACAAAAGTGATTGCAGTTGCAGTTGCCGTGTTCCTATCAATTTTTGCACTTGCTGGATGCTCCTCATCGTCCTCTTCAGATTCAGGCTCATCTAGCTCCGACAAAACAATCAAAGTTGGTGCATCGCCAACTCCTCATGCAGAAATTTTGAATCATGTGAAAGACACTCTGAAGCAAGAAGGCTGGGATCTTCAAGTTGTTGAATATAACGACTATGTTCAGCCAAACACTGCTCTTGAGTCTGGTGATTTAGATGCTAACTACTTCCAGCACATTACCTATCTCAACAACTTCAATAAAGAAAACGGAACTCACATCGAGTCTGCAGCTGACATTCACTTTGAACCGATGAGAATTTATGCTGGCAAAACAAAGAGCTTGTCAGACTTAAAAGACGGTGCAACTGTTTCAGTTCCAAATGACACAACTAACGAAGCACGTGCACTTCTTCTTCTCCAGCAAGAAGGTCTCATCAAATTGAAGGATGGCGCTGGCACCAACGCTACTAAACTTGACATCGTCGAAAACCCAAAGAACCTCGACATTCAAGAAGTCGAAGCAGCACAAGTTCCACGCACAGTTTCTGATGTCGACATCCTCGTAGTTAACTGCAATTATGCACTCTCAGCAGGACTTGAAACTTCTTCAGCTCTCGCAGTTGAATCAGACCAAGGCGAAGCTGCAAAAGCATACGTTAACGTAATTGCTTGCAAAGAAGGCAACAAGAACAGCGAGAAAATCCAAGCTCTCGTAAAGGCAGTCCAGAGCGACGATGTGAAGCAGTTTATTGAGAGTAAGTATAGCGGAGCTGTAGTCCCTCTCTTCTAG
- a CDS encoding methionine ABC transporter permease, whose protein sequence is MDQQLISLLVASTGETIYMTVLSTFVAYLIGTPLGVLLYITSKEGTRPNAVVNFIVGLIVNVLRSVPFLILLVAILPFTRLVAGTTLGTNATVVPLIVAAAPYVARMVESSLKEVDPGVVEAAQSMGTSSWQIITKVYLPEARPSLLVGAAISLATILGYSAMAGFVGGGGLGAVAINYGYYRYQTDIMLITVLLLVVIVQIFQEGGLLLARRTDKRLK, encoded by the coding sequence ATGGATCAACAACTAATCTCTCTTCTTGTTGCTTCCACTGGGGAAACAATTTACATGACAGTTCTGTCAACATTTGTCGCCTATTTGATTGGCACACCTCTTGGAGTTCTTCTTTACATTACCTCAAAAGAGGGAACTCGCCCGAACGCTGTCGTTAACTTTATCGTTGGACTAATCGTTAACGTATTGCGTTCAGTTCCTTTCCTCATTTTGCTTGTTGCAATTTTGCCTTTTACACGACTTGTTGCAGGCACAACACTGGGAACTAACGCCACAGTTGTTCCTTTGATTGTTGCAGCTGCTCCCTATGTCGCCAGAATGGTCGAGTCTTCTTTGAAAGAAGTTGACCCAGGTGTCGTGGAAGCTGCTCAGTCAATGGGCACATCAAGTTGGCAGATTATCACAAAGGTTTATTTGCCTGAAGCTCGCCCTTCTCTGTTAGTTGGCGCAGCAATTTCTCTGGCAACTATTCTTGGATATTCTGCAATGGCTGGTTTTGTCGGGGGCGGTGGCCTAGGCGCTGTCGCCATTAACTATGGCTATTATCGCTATCAAACTGACATTATGCTAATCACAGTTTTATTGCTTGTTGTAATTGTCCAAATTTTCCAGGAAGGTGGCCTTCTCCTCGCAAGGCGCACCGACAAACGACTCAAATAA
- a CDS encoding methionine ABC transporter ATP-binding protein translates to MIELKNINKTYQNKKNKTSALKDVSLTINNHEVFGIIGFSGAGKSTLVRCINLLEKPDSGEVLIDGLNICELGRKELNEKRRKIGMIFQQFNLLEQRTVFKNVRFPLEVAGYSGPEADAKVNKLLGLVGLTEKASVYPSQLSGGQKQRVAIARALATDPDIILCDEATSALDPITTKSVLALLKKLNEELEVTIVIITHEMAVVEQVCDRVAVIDSGKICEVGTVSEVFTNPQSEATNKLLFPEKFVEVI, encoded by the coding sequence ATGATTGAACTTAAAAACATTAACAAGACCTATCAAAACAAGAAGAATAAAACTTCTGCACTAAAAGATGTTAGTCTCACGATTAACAATCATGAAGTGTTTGGAATTATTGGCTTTAGTGGTGCAGGAAAATCTACGCTTGTGCGTTGCATTAACCTTCTTGAAAAACCTGATAGCGGTGAAGTTTTAATCGATGGGCTAAACATTTGCGAGCTTGGCAGAAAAGAGCTTAATGAGAAGCGCAGAAAAATCGGAATGATTTTTCAACAGTTCAATTTGTTAGAACAGCGCACAGTTTTTAAAAACGTTCGTTTTCCACTCGAAGTAGCAGGATACTCTGGACCAGAGGCTGATGCAAAAGTGAACAAGCTTTTGGGACTTGTTGGACTCACAGAAAAGGCCAGTGTGTATCCTTCTCAGCTTTCGGGTGGTCAAAAACAACGTGTTGCAATTGCTCGCGCCTTGGCCACCGACCCTGACATTATTCTTTGCGATGAAGCCACAAGTGCACTCGACCCAATTACCACGAAGTCGGTGCTGGCTTTGCTAAAAAAACTCAACGAAGAACTGGAGGTCACAATCGTCATCATCACGCATGAAATGGCTGTTGTTGAGCAAGTTTGTGACCGTGTTGCAGTAATTGACAGCGGGAAAATTTGTGAGGTTGGAACCGTGTCAGAAGTATTTACAAACCCACAGTCAGAAGCAACAAACAAATTGCTTTTCCCTGAGAAGTTTGTGGAGGTGATTTAA
- a CDS encoding putative ABC transporter permease, producing the protein MELKDNNIRELGKKIESDIQAKIPIAIKVFCVLIIVFTVLSIARTSASFWKYLFHIISTTANGAGLSTAVCEVINLVAGAGISICNIFLSIMLLASKKKESARFIYVLYLFYGADLITYVMLNGIGLEIIFYVVGFIILVALQIYLDPMLGEERSMKMHKIEEEWHEEQDAGTIGFDSSGKGAIEINFFNLFWIFLVCSIIGLVAEELYHYFFVVPGELQDRAGLLFGPFSPIYGCGAVIMTVALNRLHKYPILVIFLASAIIGGLFEVVVSYFMEYTFGAVAWNYSSEVLPLFGGRTCAKFMIMWGFMGAIWLKIFMPTVVKVVNKIPWNWRCVVTAVATILMVVDVVMTLQSLDCWYMRISEGEESASKSNITQFYATNFDDDYMENRFESMTINPGAAVRNN; encoded by the coding sequence TTGGAGCTAAAAGACAACAACATTCGCGAACTCGGGAAAAAAATCGAGAGCGACATTCAAGCAAAAATCCCAATTGCGATTAAAGTTTTTTGCGTATTAATTATTGTATTCACCGTTCTTTCAATAGCCAGAACGAGTGCATCTTTTTGGAAATATCTTTTTCACATTATTTCAACGACTGCTAATGGTGCAGGACTTTCAACCGCAGTTTGTGAAGTAATAAATCTTGTGGCGGGTGCCGGGATTTCGATTTGCAACATCTTTTTGAGCATCATGTTGCTTGCATCAAAGAAAAAGGAATCAGCCCGCTTTATTTATGTTTTATATCTGTTTTACGGCGCCGATTTAATCACATATGTAATGCTTAATGGCATTGGGCTAGAAATCATATTCTACGTAGTGGGTTTCATTATTTTGGTTGCTCTTCAAATTTATCTTGATCCTATGCTTGGCGAAGAGCGTTCGATGAAGATGCATAAAATTGAGGAAGAATGGCATGAGGAGCAGGACGCGGGAACGATTGGATTTGATTCGTCGGGAAAAGGCGCTATTGAGATCAATTTCTTTAATCTCTTTTGGATTTTCCTCGTTTGCTCGATAATTGGGCTTGTTGCTGAGGAGCTCTATCACTATTTCTTTGTGGTTCCTGGTGAATTGCAAGATCGCGCAGGACTTTTGTTTGGACCCTTCTCGCCAATATATGGTTGTGGGGCTGTGATTATGACAGTTGCCCTAAACCGCCTTCACAAATATCCCATTCTCGTTATTTTCCTTGCCAGTGCCATTATTGGAGGTCTTTTTGAGGTAGTTGTTAGCTACTTCATGGAATACACGTTTGGCGCTGTTGCATGGAATTACTCTTCGGAAGTTCTGCCTTTGTTTGGCGGGCGAACTTGTGCGAAATTTATGATTATGTGGGGCTTTATGGGTGCAATATGGCTAAAGATTTTTATGCCAACTGTTGTTAAAGTCGTAAATAAGATTCCCTGGAACTGGAGATGTGTCGTAACTGCTGTAGCGACAATCCTCATGGTTGTTGATGTGGTCATGACATTACAATCGCTTGATTGCTGGTATATGAGAATTTCTGAAGGAGAGGAATCTGCTTCGAAGTCAAACATAACACAGTTCTACGCAACTAATTTTGATGATGACTACATGGAAAACCGTTTTGAATCGATGACAATTAACCCGGGCGCCGCAGTGCGTAATAATTAA
- a CDS encoding LytTR family DNA-binding domain-containing protein produces the protein MLLNAIVVDDEKPARDELIYLLSEVGGVEVVAEADCAAQAIAALQEHPCDVLFLDINMPDANGLRLAGALRTLRFPPAVVFVSAYSEYAVDAFEVKAVDYLLKPVDEKRLKKAIETVEKSVVMQHKSQKGKQIACEKSGKKVMINASDILFCTARDDYAYVEAKEGKFFAPSSLSSIEKQLDGLGFMRVHRSYLVNLNCVKEAVTAENGAMTLKIEGTDSVIPVSRRKIPMLKKAMQV, from the coding sequence GTGTTGCTGAACGCAATCGTTGTTGATGATGAGAAACCAGCTCGTGATGAACTAATCTATCTACTCAGTGAAGTCGGCGGTGTTGAAGTCGTCGCTGAGGCGGATTGCGCAGCTCAAGCGATTGCGGCTTTACAAGAACACCCCTGCGATGTTTTGTTTCTCGACATTAACATGCCTGATGCGAATGGACTGAGACTTGCAGGTGCGCTTCGCACACTTCGTTTTCCTCCGGCTGTTGTTTTTGTTTCGGCCTACAGTGAATATGCAGTTGACGCTTTCGAGGTTAAAGCAGTCGATTATCTCTTGAAGCCTGTTGACGAAAAACGTCTCAAGAAAGCTATTGAGACTGTTGAAAAAAGCGTCGTTATGCAGCATAAATCTCAAAAAGGTAAACAAATTGCTTGTGAGAAGTCTGGCAAAAAAGTAATGATTAATGCGTCTGACATCTTGTTTTGCACAGCGCGTGATGACTATGCCTATGTAGAAGCAAAAGAAGGCAAATTTTTCGCTCCTTCTTCGCTTTCAAGCATTGAAAAGCAACTTGACGGTCTTGGTTTTATGCGCGTTCATCGCAGCTATCTTGTGAATTTGAATTGCGTTAAAGAAGCAGTTACTGCAGAAAATGGTGCGATGACGCTAAAAATCGAAGGCACCGACTCAGTTATCCCTGTTTCAAGGCGAAAGATACCTATGCTTAAAAAAGCAATGCAGGTCTAG
- a CDS encoding hemolysin family protein, which yields MEAWRIGIYLVLVVLFLLMNAFFVVAEFSIVRVRKSQIELAVEEGKKGAKQAQEIVTNVNAYLSACQLGITLASLALGWLGEPVFAALVRPIFVLLRLPEAIVPAVAIAVGYFLMTTFHVVVGELIPKSIAIFSTESYALHTSRPLMIFYRVTYPVMWLFNTITNGVVKLLGHDPSDEHDVYSGDEIKLLVDESTASGLIDPEQNEYVDNVLDLGDKDAEAIMTPRTDVTFIDINDSAEENLETINRYSYSRYPVCDGDADHLVGFVHMKDLFGIDKETPMRQWPIRNLIAVPETCSISKMIQELSSNRTEICVVVDEHGGTAGIATLADILEQIVGRIDDEYRHEVDDAVKPQADGSFKLDGRMSIADLVELLGFEPKGSSEVETVAGLVLKLMDRIPNEGDSVSITKEMAEEAIEAEFEVLKMDNLRIDTILLTIDRLPK from the coding sequence TTGGAAGCTTGGCGTATTGGAATTTATTTAGTTTTAGTTGTCCTTTTCCTATTGATGAATGCCTTTTTTGTTGTAGCTGAATTCTCAATAGTTCGAGTTAGAAAGTCTCAAATTGAACTAGCAGTGGAGGAAGGCAAAAAAGGGGCAAAGCAAGCACAAGAAATAGTCACAAACGTTAATGCCTATCTGTCGGCCTGTCAGCTTGGCATCACGCTGGCTTCTCTTGCATTAGGTTGGCTTGGTGAGCCGGTTTTCGCTGCTCTTGTGCGCCCAATTTTTGTGCTACTTCGCCTTCCTGAAGCAATAGTTCCCGCTGTTGCAATTGCAGTTGGTTATTTTTTGATGACTACTTTTCATGTTGTTGTTGGTGAACTCATTCCAAAATCAATCGCGATTTTTTCTACAGAAAGTTATGCTCTTCACACTTCGCGTCCTTTGATGATTTTCTATCGCGTGACCTATCCGGTAATGTGGCTTTTCAACACAATCACCAATGGCGTCGTTAAATTGCTGGGTCACGATCCATCTGATGAACACGACGTTTATTCTGGCGATGAAATCAAGCTTCTCGTTGACGAATCTACAGCCAGTGGGTTGATTGATCCTGAACAAAATGAATATGTTGACAACGTTTTGGATTTGGGCGACAAAGACGCTGAAGCGATTATGACCCCAAGGACCGATGTTACATTCATTGACATTAATGATTCAGCTGAAGAAAACCTTGAGACGATAAACAGATATTCCTATTCGAGATATCCCGTTTGTGATGGTGATGCCGACCATCTTGTTGGCTTTGTCCACATGAAGGATTTGTTTGGAATTGATAAAGAAACTCCAATGAGACAGTGGCCAATCAGAAATTTGATTGCAGTGCCAGAGACTTGTTCCATTTCAAAAATGATTCAGGAACTCTCATCAAATCGCACTGAAATTTGTGTTGTTGTGGATGAGCATGGCGGAACTGCTGGCATTGCAACGCTTGCCGACATTCTTGAGCAGATTGTTGGTCGCATTGATGACGAATATCGTCATGAGGTTGACGATGCAGTAAAACCGCAGGCAGATGGCTCATTTAAACTTGATGGAAGGATGTCAATCGCCGATCTTGTTGAGTTGCTGGGATTTGAACCAAAGGGTTCAAGCGAGGTTGAAACAGTCGCTGGCTTAGTTTTAAAACTCATGGACAGAATTCCAAATGAGGGTGACTCTGTTTCAATAACAAAAGAAATGGCAGAGGAAGCAATTGAAGCAGAATTCGAAGTTCTTAAAATGGACAATTTGAGGATAGATACAATTTTGCTCACAATTGACCGTTTGCCGAAATAG
- a CDS encoding MDR family MFS transporter, with translation MMVVIIVVGSFTTILNQTFISPALPTIMKDFSVDAATVQWLTTGFLLVNAVMIPITAYIMEKFPTRSIFSFAMVAFGFGSAFCAWGPTFELLLIGRLIQAIGAGIMMPMAMATMLVTFPLEHRGAAMGIVGTVFACAPAIGPSLSGFLVVSVGWHYMFWGMAALCAVLALLGFFYVESKKPDHAKEVHLDVLSVLLSTFGLGALLYSFSVIGSQGLTLVVGIMMLVGITLIALFCIRQLHLEHPMLQIRVLKSRDFTLATFIGMVAQAGVTISGILMPIYIQTILGYDSFVSGLTILPGAVLSAAVNVWAGRFYDKHGPRLIILSGIGLFLVANICFGLMRIDGSPWIVAGIFVVRQFGIALHNMTATTWGMARLDDKLAPHATSVQSTLRTVAASLGTAVVVSITSVVESHAAATHTPIEATLLGVNVGYFALSAAILVVFIFSFMWVKKEKPSQAREESEVIDEISAAENKAIIERIMKRDVYCLDKDKTVESALAMLVEHRISGAPVVDKDLKPIGFFSDGDFLKRLSRTTSNIDDPLALMCLAGFEHAHIEDKLDYLMKLKVKDLCVNNCICATTTTNIGEICRILSEYHLKKLPICESGKIVGVINRSDVIKDSVLSYLEGVNK, from the coding sequence ATGATGGTCGTCATCATAGTCGTGGGTTCTTTCACGACAATTTTGAATCAAACGTTCATTTCGCCTGCACTTCCAACAATCATGAAAGATTTTTCGGTTGACGCAGCGACTGTTCAATGGCTAACAACTGGCTTCCTCCTCGTGAATGCGGTAATGATTCCAATTACTGCCTACATCATGGAGAAGTTTCCGACGAGATCGATTTTTTCTTTTGCAATGGTTGCTTTTGGCTTCGGTTCTGCTTTTTGCGCTTGGGGGCCAACCTTTGAGCTTTTGCTGATTGGTCGTTTAATTCAAGCGATTGGGGCAGGCATAATGATGCCTATGGCGATGGCAACAATGCTTGTCACTTTTCCTCTCGAACACCGCGGTGCTGCTATGGGAATTGTTGGCACTGTTTTTGCATGCGCGCCTGCGATTGGACCAAGTTTGTCAGGATTTCTTGTGGTCTCAGTCGGATGGCATTACATGTTCTGGGGAATGGCAGCTCTATGCGCTGTGCTTGCACTGCTAGGGTTCTTTTATGTTGAAAGCAAAAAACCAGATCATGCCAAGGAAGTGCATCTTGACGTGTTGAGTGTCCTGCTTTCTACGTTTGGTCTCGGAGCTCTTCTTTACAGTTTTAGTGTGATTGGTTCGCAGGGGCTAACTCTAGTTGTCGGGATAATGATGCTTGTAGGAATCACTCTTATAGCGCTTTTCTGCATTCGTCAGCTCCATCTAGAGCACCCTATGCTTCAAATTAGGGTTTTAAAGTCGCGCGATTTTACACTTGCAACGTTCATTGGCATGGTTGCGCAAGCTGGTGTCACTATTTCAGGCATTTTGATGCCGATCTACATTCAAACAATTCTTGGCTATGATTCGTTTGTTTCTGGTTTAACGATTTTACCTGGTGCAGTATTGTCGGCCGCTGTTAATGTTTGGGCTGGTAGATTTTATGACAAGCATGGTCCACGCCTGATTATTCTTTCTGGCATTGGACTTTTTCTCGTCGCGAACATTTGTTTTGGTCTCATGAGAATCGATGGAAGCCCTTGGATTGTGGCTGGCATTTTTGTTGTTCGCCAATTTGGTATTGCCCTTCACAATATGACAGCAACCACTTGGGGTATGGCACGTCTTGACGACAAACTCGCTCCGCATGCGACAAGTGTACAAAGCACTCTTCGTACTGTCGCAGCCTCGCTTGGAACAGCCGTGGTTGTCTCAATTACATCGGTGGTTGAATCGCATGCAGCTGCAACACACACTCCAATTGAGGCAACTCTTCTTGGGGTTAACGTTGGATATTTCGCTCTGTCGGCAGCAATTCTTGTTGTGTTTATATTCAGCTTTATGTGGGTTAAGAAAGAAAAGCCTTCTCAGGCCCGTGAAGAGTCTGAAGTCATTGATGAGATCTCAGCTGCCGAAAACAAAGCTATCATTGAGCGAATTATGAAGCGCGATGTTTATTGTCTTGACAAAGACAAAACCGTTGAATCAGCCTTAGCAATGCTGGTAGAACATCGAATTAGCGGCGCCCCTGTTGTTGATAAGGACCTAAAACCAATTGGATTTTTTAGTGATGGAGACTTCCTCAAACGTTTGTCTAGAACAACTTCTAACATTGACGATCCACTTGCGCTCATGTGTCTTGCTGGGTTTGAACATGCACACATTGAAGACAAGCTTGATTATCTGATGAAGTTAAAGGTAAAAGATTTGTGTGTCAACAACTGCATTTGTGCTACTACAACCACTAATATTGGTGAGATTTGCAGGATTCTTAGTGAATATCACCTCAAAAAACTGCCAATTTGCGAGTCGGGTAAAATTGTTGGTGTGATTAACAGAAGCGACGTAATCAAAGATTCAGTTCTTAGTTATTTAGAAGGTGTGAATAAATAA
- the folE gene encoding GTP cyclohydrolase I FolE → MDTKKIEEGVKLILEGVGEDPNREGIKKTPERVAKMYEEIFAGCDANPGDLFETTFDEHHTEMVIVKDIPFYSMCEHHLMPFFGTAHVAYIPSKDGRICGISKLARLVELYAKRPQVQERLTTQVADTLMKELHPMGVMVVMEAEHLCMSMRGVKKPGSKTSTSAVRGVFEKSDKTRAEALRLILG, encoded by the coding sequence ATGGACACAAAAAAAATCGAAGAAGGCGTAAAACTTATCCTTGAAGGGGTGGGAGAAGACCCAAATCGAGAAGGAATTAAAAAAACACCTGAGCGAGTCGCAAAGATGTATGAAGAGATTTTTGCAGGATGCGATGCGAATCCAGGAGACCTTTTTGAAACTACATTTGATGAGCATCACACAGAAATGGTGATAGTAAAAGACATTCCTTTTTACTCAATGTGCGAACATCATTTGATGCCATTTTTTGGAACTGCACACGTTGCCTATATCCCTTCAAAAGACGGAAGAATTTGCGGAATATCAAAACTGGCAAGACTTGTGGAACTTTACGCAAAACGTCCTCAAGTTCAAGAGCGACTAACAACTCAAGTTGCCGACACACTCATGAAAGAGTTGCATCCAATGGGTGTAATGGTTGTCATGGAAGCCGAGCATCTTTGCATGAGCATGCGTGGTGTAAAAAAGCCAGGCAGCAAAACTTCAACAAGTGCAGTGCGTGGTGTGTTTGAAAAAAGCGACAAAACCCGAGCTGAAGCACTCCGGCTGATTTTAGGTTAA